In Heliangelus exortis chromosome 19, bHelExo1.hap1, whole genome shotgun sequence, the genomic stretch GGTCATGGGGCTGCCTCAAGGGAGCAGGGGGATattttggggctgggggtgacagGAGATGTGGCTCAGCCCATCACTAACAGCATCCTTGGTGCACGCAGCTTCCAGGGCTCAGCCTGTGCTGACCCAGCCACCCTCTGTGTCGGTGCTGCCCGGGCAGACTGCTCGCCTGCCCTGCCTCCTCAGCCCCCGCTTCAACATCAGCGAGTTCGGCATCTCCTGGTACCAGCAGCGCCCGGGGCACTCCCTGAGGTATTTGCTCTATTACAACTCTGAGCAAGACAAGCACAAGCCCGACAAGATTCCTGACCGCTTCTCTGCTACCAAAGACCTCTCCAGCAACGCCTGCATCCTCATCATCGCCTCTGCCAGCCAAGAAGACAACGCCAACTATTACTGCTCCCTGTCACACGCC encodes the following:
- the LOC139805210 gene encoding pre-B lymphocyte protein 3-like is translated as MSLSPLCHLHTPPWGQFTATQACVAAQTFSETASLPLLPDMALGLLVLLLAGTVGTASRAQPVLTQPPSVSVLPGQTARLPCLLSPRFNISEFGISWYQQRPGHSLRYLLYYNSEQDKHKPDKIPDRFSATKDLSSNACILIIASASQEDNANYYCSLSHAFGWF